One genomic window of Monodelphis domestica isolate mMonDom1 chromosome 1, mMonDom1.pri, whole genome shotgun sequence includes the following:
- the LOC100023295 gene encoding L-lactate dehydrogenase A chain-like yields the protein MGTVKDQLILNVLKEEQTPHNKRTVVGVGAVGMACAISILMKDLADELALVDVIEDKLKGEMMDLQHGSLFLKTPKIVSSKDYAETANSKLVVITAGAHQQEGESRLNLVQRNVNIFKFIIPNIVKYSPNCKLLVVSNPVDILTYVAWKLSGFPKNLVIGSGCNLDSARFCYLMGEKLGIHSSSCHGWILGEHGGSSVPVWSSVNVAGVSLKSLHPALGTDSDSEQWKDVHKQVVESAYEVIKLEGYTSWAIGLSVADLAESIMKNLRRVHPISTMIKGLYGINEDVFLSVPCILGQNGISDVVKVTLTTEEESRLKQSANTLWGIQKELQF from the coding sequence ATGGGAACCGTCAAGGATCAGCTGATCTTGAATGTCCTTAAGGAAGAACAGACTCCCCACAACAAGAGAACTGTTGTTGGGGTTGGTGCAGTTGGCATGGCATGTGCCATCAGTATCTTAATGAAGGATTTGGCTGATGAACTTGCCCTAGTTGATGTTATTGAAGACAAACTAAAGGGAGAGATGATGGATCTCCAACATGGCAGCCTTTTCCTCAAAACACCAAAGATCGTCTCTAGCAAAGATTATGCTGAGACTGCAAACTCAAAGCTGGTTGTGATTACTGCTGGGGCACATCAGCAGGAAGGAGAAAGTCGGCTTAATTTGGTCCAGCGTAATGTGAATATCTTTAAGTTCATCATTCCCAATATTGTTAAATACAGCCCTAATTGCAAGTTGCTTGTTGTCTCCAATCCAGTGGATATTTTGACATATGTGGCCTGGAAGCTAAGTGGCTTTCCTAAAAACCTTGTTATTGGAAGTGGTTGCAATCTGGATTCTGCCCGATTCTGTTATCTGATGGGGGAGAAACTCGGTATCCACTCTTCAAGTTGTCATGGATGGATCCTTGGGGAACATGGAGGCTCGAGTGTTCCTGTATGGAGTAGTGTGAATGttgctggtgtctctctgaagaGTCTTCATCCTGCTCTAGGAACTGATAGTGATTCAGAGCAATGGAAAGATGTTCATAAGCAAGTAGTTGAAAGTGCTTATGAAGTGATCAAGTTGGAGGGCTACACTTCCTGGGCCATTGGCTTGTCTGTGGCAGATCTGGCAGAAAGCATCATGAAGAATCTTAGGAGAGTACATCCGATTTCCACCATGATTAAGGGCCTATATGGCATTAATGAAGATGTCTTCCTTAGTGTTCCATGTATCTTGGGGCAGAATGGCATTTCTGATGTGGTGAAGGTTACCCTGACTACGGAGGAAGAGTCCCGTTTAAAGCAGAGTGCCAACACTCTTTGGGGGATCCAGAAGGAACTGCAGTTTTAA